Proteins from a single region of Primulina tabacum isolate GXHZ01 chromosome 5, ASM2559414v2, whole genome shotgun sequence:
- the LOC142545897 gene encoding auxin efflux carrier component 6-like isoform X1 — MGIPLLRAMYGEFTQSIMVQLVVLQCIIWYTLLLFLFEYRAATILIQTQFPGGTAAAVTKFDIDNDIISLDGRNPLCTDSEIDDAGRIIRVRIRRSTSSTPPSSSVGVTPRASNLSNADIFSINTPHQFGLGFQPFSPRISGYASSDAYSLQPTPRASSFNEMNSTATSPAAGKVSSLPSPVVKILWESPSEGSRGNVNIGDKDLSFRDFIKIPVEEGYDMKGEPANHEMPRAVVMLRIILIVVGRKLSRNPNTYSSVLGLLWSLVSFKWKVATPSVVKYSIKIISDAGLGMAMFSLGLFMALQPRMIACGLKMGAISMVIRFIGGPMLMSGASLAIGLKGVHLHAAIVQAALPQGIVPFVFAREYGLHPDILSTGVIFGMLISLPITILYYILLGL, encoded by the exons GTACACACTGCTGCTCTTCCTCTTTGAATACAGAGCTGCAACTATACTAATACAAACCCAATTCCCCGGCGGAACAGCCGCCGCCGTAACCAAATTCGACATCGACAATGACATCATCTCCCTGGACGGCCGGAACCCACTCTGCACTGACTCCGAAATCGACGACGCCGGACGCATTATTCGTGTCCGCATCCGACGTTCCACATCCTCCACCCCACCATCATCCTCCGTGGGGGTCACCCCACGCGCCTCCAATCTCTCCAACGCCGATATATTCTCCATCAACACACCCCACCAGTTCGGGCTCGGGTTTCAACCGTTCAGCCCGAGGATCTCGGGTTACGCTTCTTCTGACGCATATTCCCTCCAACCCACCCCAAGAGCTTCGAGCTTCAACGAAATGAATTCCACCGCCACGAGCCCCGCCGCGGGTAAGGTTTCCAGTCTGCCATCACCGGTGGTGAAAATCCTGTGGGAGTCGCCGTCAGAGGGGTCCAGAGGTAATGTTAACATCGGAG ATAAAGATCTTAGCTTTAGAGACTTCATAAAGATTCCAGTGGAAGAGGGATATGACATGAAAGGTGAGCCGGCCAATCACGAAATGCCACGTGCTGTGGTTATGCTAAGAATTATATTAATCGTGGTTGGAAGGAAGCTTTCGCGTAATCCAAATACCTATTCCAGCGTTTTAGGCCTTTTATGGTCTCTCGTATCCTTTAA ATGGAAAGTGGCAACGCCGAGTGTGGTGAAATACTCGATCAAAATCATATCGGATGCAGGGCTTGGGATGGCCATGTTCAGTTTGG GGTTGTTCATGGCACTCCAGCCTCGAATGATCGCTTGCGGCTTAAAGATGGGAGCTATATCGATGGTGATCAGATTTATAGGCGGTCCGATGTTGATGTCTGGGGCGTCTCTAGCCATCGGGCTTAAAGGAGTGCACCTTCATGCGGCCATAGTTCAG GCAGCTCTTCCCCAAGGGATTGTACCATTTGTATTTGCTAGAGAATATGGGTTGCATCCGGACATATTAAGCACCGG GGTTATATTCGGCATGTTGATTTCTTTACCCATTACAATACTATATTACATATTATTAGGCCTATGA
- the LOC142544650 gene encoding endoglucanase 25-like: MSEASEAEFHSGRLVHSSESGRLISSSSRWNSTEVDFSYLSRSVDGFDTLPSRFSKSVDFNLTIGDKGFLRRCVYTMIFMVVFIPVLVLLLRFLIHRNEDDGGPKNLSLALKQALLFFDAQKSGHFPGNSTINFRGDSGLNDGKDGQTNADLVGGYYDSGNNMKFSFSTAYTVTILSWTVIEYQQKYADLGELDHIKDIIKWGTDYLLKVFIPPVSNEESAVLYSQVGGSEGSSNQENDINCWQKPEDMKYTRPVSACDDTAADLAGEMVAAMSAASLVLIGDKEYSKRLVDAAENLFNLATRQDQSHKPGKYTEDGACGGLAVNFYNSTTYVDELVWGGTWLFFATGNSSYLEYSTNKFDSAEKEELVSEKGVFYWNNKFTANAVLMTRIRYFIDLGYPYEDALATNRTDLLMCSYLSNQKISVTNGGLVLLKPDINAPLQYVATSSFLSKLYSDYLELLSRTGGSCNTATFSIQMLRDFSISQVNYILGDNPMKMSYMVGYGNRYPVHVHHRAASIPQDGKWHSCSEGDGFLNSKDKNPNILFGAMVGGPDKNDAFLDDRAKPWFTEPSISSNAGLVAALVALLDPADSDAHNLGIDEMGMFRNVH; the protein is encoded by the exons ATGTCCGAGGCGTCGGAAGCCGAATTCCACTCTGGCAGATTAGTCCACTCATCTGAATCTGGCAGGCTAATCTCTTCTTCCAGTCGCTGGAACTCCACAGAAGTCGACTTCAGTTATCTCTCTCGATCAGTGGACGGATTTGATACTCTCCCTTCTCGTTTCTCTAAATCCGTGGATTTCAATCTAACCATCGGTGACAAAGGGTTCTTAAGGCGTTGCGTTTACACGATGATTTTCATGGTTGTTTTCATTCCTGTTTTGGTTCTACTGTTACGTTTCTTGATACACAGGAATGAAGATGATGGCGGTCCCAAGAACCTGTCGCTTGCTTTGAAGCAAGCCCTTCTGTTTTTCGACGCTCAGAAAt CGGGTCATTTCCCGGGGAACAGTACGATTAATTTTCGGGGAGATTCTGGTTTAAATGATGGAAAAGATGGGCAAACCAATGCTGATCTTGTCGGAGGATACTATGATTCAGGAAATAATATGAAGTTTAGCTTTTCTACAGCTTATACAGTTACTATACTAAGCTGGACAGTGATTGAGTATCAGCAAAAGTATGCTGACCTTGGAGAGCTCGATCATATAAAAGACATTATCAAATGGGGAACCGATTACTTGCTCAAAGTCTTCATTCCACCAGTTTCAAATGAAGAGTCAGCCGTTTTATATTCTCAG GTTGGTGGAAGCGAGGGCAGTTCGAATCAAGAAAACGACATTAATTGTTGGCAAAAACCAGAGGACATGAAGTATACCAGGCCTGTTTCTGCGTGTGATGATACTGCTGCTGATTTAGCCGGAGAGATGGTTGCAGCAATGTCGGCTGCATCGCTAGTTCTCATTGGCGATAAGGAATATTCAAAAAGACTAGTTGACGCTGCAGAAAATTTATTTAACTTAGCAACGAGGCAGGATCAGTCCCACAAGCCTGGAAAGTACACCGAAGATGGTGCTTGTGGCGGTCTAGCCGTCAATTTTTACAACTCGACAACTTATGTTGATGAGTTAGTTTGGGGAGGAACATGGTTATTTTTCGCTACAGGGAACAGCAGTTACCTAGAGTACTCAACTAATAAATTTGATTCCGCGGAGAAGGAAGAATTGGTTTCTGAAAAAGGGGTGTTCTATTGGAACAACAAGTTCACAGCAAATGCG GTCTTGATGACAAGAATCAGATATTTCATAGATCTTGGCTATCCGTATGAAGATGCATTAGCCACAAACAGAACAGATTTGCTCATGTGTTCGTATCTTTCTAATCAAAAAATAAGTGTGACTAACG GTGGGCTAGTTCTCCTAAAACCAGATATTAACGCCCCACTCCAATATGTTGCAACTTCATCTTTTCTCAGCAAATTATACAGCGACTATCTTGAACTGTTGAGCAGAACTGGTGGCAGTTGTAATACCGCAACCTTTTCGATTCAAATGTTACGAGATTTCTCCATCTCTCAG GTGAATTACATACTAGGAGATAATCCAATGAAGATGAGCTACATGGTAGGATACGGGAACCGTTACCCGGTGCATGTTCACCACAGGGCTGCATCAATTCCGCAGGATGGAAAATGGCACTCATGCTCAGAAGGAGACGGGTTCTTGAATTCGAAAGACAAAAATCCCAACATTCTTTTTGGAGCAATGGTAGGAGGGCCAGATAAAAATGATGCTTTCTTGGACGATAGAGCCAAGCCGTGGTTTACAGAGCCAAGCATATCAAGCAATGCTGGTTTAGTGGCGGCCCTCGTCGCACTTCTGGATCCAGCTGATTCCGATGCCCATAATTTAGGCATAGACGAAATGGGAATGTTTCGAAATGTTCATTAA
- the LOC142545897 gene encoding auxin efflux carrier component 6-like isoform X2: MGIPLLRAMYGEFTQSIMVQLVVLQCIIWYTLLLFLFEYRAATILIQTQFPGGTAAAVTKFDIDNDIISLDGRNPLCTDSEIDDAGRIIRVRIRRSTSSTPPSSSVGVTPRASNLSNADIFSINTPHQFGLGFQPFSPRISGYASSDAYSLQPTPRASSFNEMNSTATSPAAGKVSSLPSPVVKILWESPSEGSRDKDLSFRDFIKIPVEEGYDMKGEPANHEMPRAVVMLRIILIVVGRKLSRNPNTYSSVLGLLWSLVSFKWKVATPSVVKYSIKIISDAGLGMAMFSLGLFMALQPRMIACGLKMGAISMVIRFIGGPMLMSGASLAIGLKGVHLHAAIVQAALPQGIVPFVFAREYGLHPDILSTGVIFGMLISLPITILYYILLGL; the protein is encoded by the exons GTACACACTGCTGCTCTTCCTCTTTGAATACAGAGCTGCAACTATACTAATACAAACCCAATTCCCCGGCGGAACAGCCGCCGCCGTAACCAAATTCGACATCGACAATGACATCATCTCCCTGGACGGCCGGAACCCACTCTGCACTGACTCCGAAATCGACGACGCCGGACGCATTATTCGTGTCCGCATCCGACGTTCCACATCCTCCACCCCACCATCATCCTCCGTGGGGGTCACCCCACGCGCCTCCAATCTCTCCAACGCCGATATATTCTCCATCAACACACCCCACCAGTTCGGGCTCGGGTTTCAACCGTTCAGCCCGAGGATCTCGGGTTACGCTTCTTCTGACGCATATTCCCTCCAACCCACCCCAAGAGCTTCGAGCTTCAACGAAATGAATTCCACCGCCACGAGCCCCGCCGCGGGTAAGGTTTCCAGTCTGCCATCACCGGTGGTGAAAATCCTGTGGGAGTCGCCGTCAGAGGGGTCCAGAG ATAAAGATCTTAGCTTTAGAGACTTCATAAAGATTCCAGTGGAAGAGGGATATGACATGAAAGGTGAGCCGGCCAATCACGAAATGCCACGTGCTGTGGTTATGCTAAGAATTATATTAATCGTGGTTGGAAGGAAGCTTTCGCGTAATCCAAATACCTATTCCAGCGTTTTAGGCCTTTTATGGTCTCTCGTATCCTTTAA ATGGAAAGTGGCAACGCCGAGTGTGGTGAAATACTCGATCAAAATCATATCGGATGCAGGGCTTGGGATGGCCATGTTCAGTTTGG GGTTGTTCATGGCACTCCAGCCTCGAATGATCGCTTGCGGCTTAAAGATGGGAGCTATATCGATGGTGATCAGATTTATAGGCGGTCCGATGTTGATGTCTGGGGCGTCTCTAGCCATCGGGCTTAAAGGAGTGCACCTTCATGCGGCCATAGTTCAG GCAGCTCTTCCCCAAGGGATTGTACCATTTGTATTTGCTAGAGAATATGGGTTGCATCCGGACATATTAAGCACCGG GGTTATATTCGGCATGTTGATTTCTTTACCCATTACAATACTATATTACATATTATTAGGCCTATGA
- the LOC142545897 gene encoding auxin efflux carrier component 6-like isoform X3 yields MGIPLLRAMYGEFTQSIMVQLVVLQCIIWYTLLLFLFEYRAATILIQTQFPGGTAAAVTKFDIDNDIISLDGRNPLCTDSEIDDAGRIIRVRIRRSTSSTPPSSSVGVTPRASNLSNADIFSINTPHQFGLGFQPFSPRISGYASSDAYSLQPTPRASSFNEMNSTATSPAAGKVSSLPSPVVKILWESPSEGSRGNVNIGDKDLSFRDFIKIPVEEGYDMKGEPANHEMPRAVVMLRIILIVVGRKLSRNPNTYSSVLGLLWSLVSFKWKVATPSVVKYSIKIISDAGLGMAMFSLGLFMALQPRMIACGLKMGAISMVIRFIGGPMLMSGASLAIGLKGVHLHAAIVQLFPKGLYHLYLLENMGCIRTY; encoded by the exons GTACACACTGCTGCTCTTCCTCTTTGAATACAGAGCTGCAACTATACTAATACAAACCCAATTCCCCGGCGGAACAGCCGCCGCCGTAACCAAATTCGACATCGACAATGACATCATCTCCCTGGACGGCCGGAACCCACTCTGCACTGACTCCGAAATCGACGACGCCGGACGCATTATTCGTGTCCGCATCCGACGTTCCACATCCTCCACCCCACCATCATCCTCCGTGGGGGTCACCCCACGCGCCTCCAATCTCTCCAACGCCGATATATTCTCCATCAACACACCCCACCAGTTCGGGCTCGGGTTTCAACCGTTCAGCCCGAGGATCTCGGGTTACGCTTCTTCTGACGCATATTCCCTCCAACCCACCCCAAGAGCTTCGAGCTTCAACGAAATGAATTCCACCGCCACGAGCCCCGCCGCGGGTAAGGTTTCCAGTCTGCCATCACCGGTGGTGAAAATCCTGTGGGAGTCGCCGTCAGAGGGGTCCAGAGGTAATGTTAACATCGGAG ATAAAGATCTTAGCTTTAGAGACTTCATAAAGATTCCAGTGGAAGAGGGATATGACATGAAAGGTGAGCCGGCCAATCACGAAATGCCACGTGCTGTGGTTATGCTAAGAATTATATTAATCGTGGTTGGAAGGAAGCTTTCGCGTAATCCAAATACCTATTCCAGCGTTTTAGGCCTTTTATGGTCTCTCGTATCCTTTAA ATGGAAAGTGGCAACGCCGAGTGTGGTGAAATACTCGATCAAAATCATATCGGATGCAGGGCTTGGGATGGCCATGTTCAGTTTGG GGTTGTTCATGGCACTCCAGCCTCGAATGATCGCTTGCGGCTTAAAGATGGGAGCTATATCGATGGTGATCAGATTTATAGGCGGTCCGATGTTGATGTCTGGGGCGTCTCTAGCCATCGGGCTTAAAGGAGTGCACCTTCATGCGGCCATAGTTCAG CTCTTCCCCAAGGGATTGTACCATTTGTATTTGCTAGAGAATATGGGTTGCATCCGGACATATTAA